GTCGGCAGACCCAGCCTGCGGACTGGATACGCAGTGCACTTTTCGCGGACCTTTCGGATGCGGCGCTGACCGCTCTGGCCGAGGCCGCAGAACGCCGTACCATTAAAGGCGGCGATTATCTGGTGCGACAAGGCGATGATGCCGATGCGCTGTATTTTGTCTCGACCGGCCATTTCCGTGTGATCATCACCGATGAGGCGGGGCAGCAGAAAACCGTTGCCCGCATAGAATCGGGCGAACCGGTTGGCGAACTTGCCTTTTTCGCCGGTGGCACCCGCACCGCATCGCTTCAGGCCAGCCGCGACAGCGAAGTGATGGCGCTGGATCGTGCTGCTTATGACAAGGTCGCCAAAGAGTATCCGGAAGTTACAGCGGCACTGCTCAAAGCGGTGTCGAAAAGACTCGCCGATGTCACCGCAAAAACCCCTTCCATGGCGACGCGCACTTCGCGGGTTATTGCCTGCCTCAATGCCGGCGGCAGCACGATGCCCGAGGGCCTGCTTGATCGTCTGGCTGAGCAGATGCGTGCAGTGCTGGGTAGTGATGCAAAAGTCCATATCGTGCGACAGGCCGATGTTCCTGGCTCAGGCGACGCAGACTATCAGCAATGGCTTTATGCCCGGGAGTCAGCGGGCGAATGGCTTTTAATCGAGGCCAATGGCGAGGCTGCGTGGTCAACGCGGGCAACGCGCAATGCCGATGCGCTGTTGCTCTTTGCCGATGCGCAGAATGGCGATCCTTCAATCAATGACCATGAACGGGCCGCCTTTACCGCTATTGATGCCGATAGTCGCACCCTTGCCATTGTGCGCCAGACTAGCGACGCACCCATTGAGCGCAGTCTGGACTGGCTCAAGGACCGCGATCCGCATCTGCACCATCATATCGCACTCGATAGTGATGGTGATTTTGCCCGGCTGGCGCGTTTTATGACCGGCAATGCCGTCGGTCTGGTGCTGGCAGGCGGCGGAGCCTTAGGTTGTGCACATCTCGGCATTGTGCGTGGTCTGCGCCAAAGCGGCGTTCCGATTGATTATATTGGCGGCACCAGTGCGGGCGCGGCGATGGGCGGTGCCATCGCCCAAGGGCTCAGCGTTGAGGAAACGCTCGACCAGATGGAGGCGATGTTTATCGAGGCTAAGGCGATGAAACGCTTTACCGTCCCGGTGCATTCGCTGCTCGATCCTGCCGTTTTCGATCATGAGCTTTCCACCCGCTACTCACAGAAAGATATTGCCGATCAGCCACTTGGCTTTTTCGCGATCTCGACCAACCTGTCGACCAATGACCTGTTCATTCATCGCCATGGCCCGTTATGGGAAGCGGTGCGCGCCAGCGGGTCGCTACCCACCATCCTACCGCCCTTTATCGACAGCGATGGCAATATCCTGATCGACGGCGGCGTTCTCGACAATATTCCTGTCACCGTCATGCGCAAAATCAAGCCGGGGCCCAATATCGTCGTCGGCCTGGGGGACACCAGCACCGCATGGCGCATTGATGCCGAGTATAATGCCCTGCGCTCGCGGGTGCGGCTGGCGCGTGATGTGTTGCTGCGTCGTCCGGCACCCGATGATTTCCCGTCTATCGTCGATATTATGTCCCGCTCCATGGTCGTCGCCAGCCGCATCGCATCGCGGTCAATGCTGAGTGACAATGATATCCTGCTGCAGCCGCCAATTATCGAAGGCATGCAGATACTCGACTGGCATCTCGGCCGTGAACAGGCGGAAAAGGCGGCGGAATATGTTGCGCAGCAACTGGGCGAGAATGAGGAATTGGCGCGATTAGCGAGCTGACTTATCCAAATAGGATAAAATATATTGACATCGTGACACTCTTAGGTTAGAAAGAGTCATCATCAGAAAATTGCGATTCGGCGGTGCCACCAAAGACCTGGTATCAAAACCCATTATATTGTGAGTCGATAGCGGTGCTTTATGGTTCGTCGGCCCCGCGCAGGCGGGGCCAGGGCTATAGTTTCACACAAAGCCACAAAGCCACAAAGCCACAAAGATACGAAGAGATCGTGCGTAAAGGAGCCTTCTCCGCGCCTTCGCGTCTCCGCGTGAGTTTTAAAAAAGCTTTGGCCCCGGCTCGGCTAAAGCCGAGTTTATCCTGAGCGCCTGCCTTGCAGGCTGTCGAAGGGCGGGGCCGACGAAACTATAGTCTATAAAAGCCAATTTATGAGGTATGCCATGCCGACCGAGCAAAGCGGAACGGGTGGCAAGGAACTGAAAGTAAGCGATAATAACACTCCTGTTTCACCGAAAAGGTCCATAGCCTCGTTAAGCCTGACACTGCGTACAGAAGGCAACAAACACCGCTTTTTGCGGCGTTTGCGAGGCTTTGGCAGGTTGGGGGAAACAGCCTTGGCCTGCGGGGTCAGCAACGGCACACATGGAGACTGGCGCAGACAGGATCCGGATTTCGCCGAGGCCTGCAGGGTGCAGATTTCGCGCTATCGGCGCAATGATCGTCCAAAGGGCAGGGTAGAGGAGGATAGTAAATCTGACTTTATCGCCTATGTGGCACATTTCCATAAAGTGCCGCTGGCCTTACGCTTTGTCGGATGGGATATGCTGCATCTGCACCGGCTGTTGCGCGATGACCCGGACTTTGTCGCTGAGTGGCATGTCGCACTGGGCAGTATCTGCACCGAGATCGAGCTTATCCTGCTGCACATAGCGCGCTTTGGTATTCCGCCCGAAACTGTTGGCGAGCCAAGCGACGAGCGGCAATTTGATGTCACGCAGATGCTCAAGACGCTACACTATTGGCAGAGCAAACAAGCGGCCAGTGATGTTGGCGCAGTCGGGGAGAGTGACGCTTTGATGAAGCTACGGCAGAAACTTGAGAGCATTAGAGATCGATCCGTTTTTCTCCCCTCCTCTTCAGAGGAGGGGCAGTGAGACTTAGGGCCGTGAGGCCCTTAGTCGCAGCGGGGTGGTGTTGCGGCACGCGTTGTACTTTGTGACTCCACCACCCCAACCCCTCCTCTGAAGAGGAGGGGCTTTGGTCTGACGAGTCTTTACCGAAGGCAGATGCTTCTTTGTTATAGTTTCACACAAAGCCACAAAGACACTAAAGGGTGCCACAAGGTGTGATCGCTTTGTGTCTTCGTGGCTTTGTGTGCACTAAACTACTTTTTTCTCCGCTTGCGCGGAGCTGACAACAAGCAAATTACAGAACAACGAAGGGGAGCAGATAACCTGAGTCACTACCCTTATGTCCCATGTCTCGCTTGCCGAAGCGCTGGCCAATGCCGTTGAGCGCGATGCGTTGCTGGAGTCACTGGAACGCGCTGAAGCACAAGCTTTGCTAGAGGATTGGCAGTTCTGGGCCCGGCCTGAACAGCTGGCCCCGCCGGGCGACTGGCGTCTCTGGCTGATGATGGCGGGGCGCGGCTTTGGCAAGACGCGCGCAGGGGCCGAATGGGTGCACCAGATTGCGCGTAATGATGGCACGGCGCAGATTGCCCTGGTTGGCGTGAATCTGGCCGAGGTCCGCGCGGTGATGGTTGAAGGCAAAAGTGGTCTCTTGGCCACCGCAAAGCGGCGCGAAAATCTGATCTGGGAGCCAAGCCTGCGCCGTTTGCGCTGGCCATCGGGCGCTATGGCCATGGCCTATTCCGCCGCCGAGCCGGAGAGCCTGAGAGGGCCAGAGCATAGCCATGGCTGGTGCGATGAGATTGCCAAATGGGATGCGCAGACGGGCAGCAGCTTCGGGCGGCGAAAGAAAAGCCCGGCGCTGGCATTATGGGAAAATCTGATGCTCGGCCTGAGACTGGGTCCGCATCAGCAGGTGCTGGCGACGACGACACCACGCCCTGTGCCGCTTTTGAAGTTGCTGTTGGAGCAGGATGATATTGCCGTCACCCATGGCCGCACTGCTGACAACCGTGCCAATCTGGCCCCCGGCTATATCGCCGCGATGCAGGCCAGCTATGGCGCGTCGCTGTTGGGGCGGCAGGAGCTGGACGGCGAACTGATCGAGGATCGTCAGGGCGCGTTGTGGAAGCCCTCGCTGATTGAAAAATGTCGCGGGCCAAAACCGTCCTTGCGCGATCTGGTGCGGATTGTCGTCGGTGTCGATCCACCCGCCAGTGCGCATGGCGATGCCTGCGGCATTGTCGTCGCCGGACGCGATGCCGTGGAAAATGGCTGGATATTGGCCGATGCCAGTGTCGAACAGGCCAGCCCGGAACAATGGGCGCGTGCCGTAGCACAGACCTATGCCGCCTGGGACGCGGACCGGGTGGTGGCAGAAAGCAATCAGGGCGGGGCGATGGTCGCCAGTGTGCTGCGTGCCGCGTCGCTCAGCCTACCGGTAAAACTGGTGCATGCGCGGCGCGGCAAGTCGGCGCGCGCTGAGCCGGTGGCGGCGCTGTATGAGGCTGGACGGATATGTCATGCCGGGTTGTTTCCGGACCTCGAAGACCAGATGTGCGGCCTGATGACCGGCGGCGGCTATATCGGTCCTGGCCGTTCGCCCGACCGTGCCGATGCGCTGGTCTGGGCACTGACCGAATTGATGCTGGGCCCAGAGAATGTGCCGAGAGTGCGGTGGTTGTAGCGCGATCCTCCCCCAAAGGGGGAGGGGGACCAGCCGTAGCTTTAGCGAAGGCTGGTGGAGGGGCACAAGCCGCATGATGCAATGTAACAGAAGTGGAACTTCACTCTCAGTATCGCGGCAGAAATAGCACCGTCTCTTATCTTTGGTGTCATGCCGAGGGTACCCCTCCACCGCTTTCAGCGGTCCCCCTCCCCGTACCGGGGAGGATTGTTTTCTCACAAGGAGACCTTTCATGTCCTTTTGGCGAACGGGCTGGCTGGCCCTGAAACATTGGGCCGGTCCGCCGCGCCCGGCGCAGACGGTGACCGGGCCTGAGACATGGCCGCGCGGGTTGATCTATGGCGCTTCCACCCCATCAGGTTTGCCCGGCGATTATATCAGCCAGGTGCGCGCCGCCTATCAGCAAAATGCGGTAGCGCAGCGCTCGGTTCGGATTGTCGCCGAAGGGGCAGGCAGTGCGCCATTGCTTGCTGACAAGCCGATAAACGCACTGTTGCAAAGCACCAGTCACGAGGCGCAGGATAGCAGCCAGTTGCTCGCCACACTGGCCTCGCACCTCCTGCTGCATGGCAATGCCTATGTGCAGATCGCCCGCGATGCCGAGGGCAAACCCGAACGCCTCTATCCCTTGCGCCCCGACCGGGTGACGATTGAGAGCGATGCGCAGGGCTGGCCTGCCGCCTATCTCTATCGCGTCGGTGAAGCGGTAACGCGCTTTGCCGCCTATGATGATGACGGCGCGCCGCATATTGTGCATCTCAAGACATGGCATCCCGATGATGACCATTATGGTCTGGGCTGTCTCGGCGCGGCGGCGGAGCCGGTGGCGATTCATAATGCCGCCAGTCGCTGGAACCGGGCGCTGCTCGACAATGCGGCGCGGCCATCGGGGGCTCTGGTCTATGATCCGGGAGAGGCGGGGGCGGTGCTGAGCGCTGATCAGTTTGACCGGCTCAAGGCGGAGCTCGAGAGCAATTATGGCGGCGCGGGCAATGCCGGGCGGCCCTTGCTGCTCGAAGGTGGTCTCAAATGGCAGGGCATGAGCCTCAGCCCGGCGGATATGGATTTTGTCGCGCTCAAAGCCGCAGCGGCGCGCGACATTGCGCTGGCCTTTGGTGTGCCGCCGATGCTGCTCGGCCTGCCGGGCGACAATACCTATGCCAATTATCGCGAGGCCAATCGCGCGCTGTGGCGGCTGACCATCTTGCCGCTGCTTGGCACCATGCTGGGCGGTCTGGGCGGCGCGCTGCGCCATTGGTGGCCCGATGCCGACCTGTCCGTTGATATCGATCAGATACCGGCCTTTTCCGAGGATCGCGAAAAGCTGTGGAACCGGGTGAGTGCGGCGGATTTCCTCAGCGATGAGGAGAAGCGGGCGATGCTCGGGCTGGAACCAGGAAAGGAAACGCTATGAGCCGGGAAGAATTGCTGGCGCGGCTGATCGCGCAGGCGGGTAGCGACAAGGCCGATCTGGTGACGCTGCGCGCCATTGTTGAGGAATCGAGCGAACTCGGCGCAGCGCGGGCGCTGGAACATCTTGGTCTTGCCGATGCCACCGCACGCCGCGATATGGCCGAACTGCGCGAACTGCTCAGCGCTTGGCATGAGGCGAAAAGCAGCGTCTGGCATGCGTTTCTGTCATGGATGGTGCGCGGCGCGCTGGCGCTGCTGCTGATCGGTCTCGCGGTGCGGCTGGGGCTATGGGGCTGGGAGATATGAGCGCGCGATTGGATAGCCCCTCCTCTTCAGAGGAGGGGTTGGGGTGGTGGCGTTCAACCGGCACAGCGCAATCGGATAGCCCCCACCCCGCTGCGACTAAGCGCCTGACGGCGCTAAGTCTCACTGCCCCTCCCCTAAAGGAGAGGGGGATTGTTCGTTTTGCCGGCTATGCCGCGCTGTTTGACCGCATGGATCGCGGCGGGGATGTGATCCGGCGTGGGGCGTTTCGGCGTACGCTGGGTGATGGCAGTCCGCGCCCGTTGTTGTGGCAGCATCGTGGGGCGCAGCGTATCGGCACGGTGCAGCATATCGCCGAGGACCGACGTGGCCTGAGAGTCATTGCCACGATTGACGCCACCAGCGGTTCTGCGGCCAAGGCACGCAGCATGGTGCAGGCAGGCGCGGTGACCGGCCTCTCCTTCGGCTATCGTGTGCGCCATTATCAGATCGGCCCACCGCGGCTGTTGCTCGACCTGGATCTGGTCGAGATCAGCCTGGTGACCTTCCCGATGCAGCCCGATGCCAGGGTGCATCTGCTCGCAGCGTAAACGAAAATACTTCCCCAACTGAAAGGCATGATTATGGAACAGACAGTGGCAAATGCCGCGCCTGAAGGCGTGGCTGTTGATAGCGCGGGCGCGAGTGGCGATCCGCTGGAAAGCTCATTTGCGGCGATGCTCAAGACCGATGAGCATGGTGAAAGGATTGACGCGCTGGAAGGCGCGGTTGATGGCGTAAAGGCCGATGTTGATGCGCTCAAAGGCGAGACGGCCACGCTCAAAACCGGCATGGCGCGGATCGCCTCGGCCGCAGCGCGCCCGGTGCTCGCAAGCCCTGCCGCGCCATCGGGAGCAGAGGTGAAGGGCGGCGCGACCAGCCCGGCTCTGCGTGCCTTTGTCGATGGCTATTTGCGAGCGGGCCGCGAGACCGAGATCAAGAGCTTCAACGCTGGCAGTGGCCCCGAAGGCGGCTTTGCCGTCCCCGATGAACTCGACGCGGTGATCGCCAAAACCCTCAACACCATCTCGCCCATTCGCCGCATCGCCAATGTGGTGCAGACGGGCAGCGCCGGTTATCGCAAGCTGATCACCCATGGCGGCACACCGTCCGGCTGGGTCAGCGAGACCGCCGCGCGTGACGAGACCGATACACCGACCTTTGCCGAAATCGCACCGCCTTCGGGCGAGCTATACGCCAATCCAGCGGCGAGCCAGACCATGCTCGATGATGCTGCGTTCAATGTCGAACAATGGCTGGCGAGCGAGATTGCCGAGGAATTCGCCCGGGCTGAAGGCGCCGCCTTTATCAAAGGCTCCGGTGCCAATCAGCCGCGCGGTTTCCTGAGAGCACCGGTCAGCGATGCCGGTGACGCAACCCGCGCCTTTGGTACGTTGCAGACGGTTTTTTCGGGCGCGGATGCGGGCTTTGCGGCCAGCGATCCGGAAGACCGCCTGATCGATCTGGTGCACAGCCTCAAGCCTGCCTATCGTCAGGGTGCAAGCTTCGTCATGAATTCGACCACGCTGGCACTGATCCGCAAGTTCAAGACCGAGGATGGCGCGTTTCTGTGGCAGCCGGGTCTGGCCGAAGGTCGCCCCGATACGCTGCTCGGCTATCCGGTGGTTGAGGCCGAGGATATGCCCGATATTGCCAGCGGCAGCCTGTCGATTGCTTTCGGCAATTTCCGCGCCGGCTATCTCATCGCCGAGCGTAAGGCGACGACGATCCTGCGCGATCCGTTTACCAACAAGCCGTTTGTGCATTTCTATGCCACCAAGCGCGTGGGTGGGCAGGTGCTTAACAGCGAGGCGATCAAGCTGATGCGCTTTGGTGCGATTAACTGACGCAATCCTCCCCGGCACGGGGAGGGGGACCAGCGAAGCTGGTGGAGGGGCACCCTCGGCCTCATAGATTGCATGTAATGGCTCGCGATCAGGCGGCACGGGTGAGTACCCCCTCGGACATTGCATCATGCCGCCTGTGCCCCTCCACCATCCTTCGGATGGTTCCCCTCCCCCAAGGGGGAGGATTTTCCAGATCGGCAGAGCATGGCGCGGACCTTTGGTTCCGCCAGTGCTTTGCCGCGCCCGCATCGCCGGTCCCTCCCCTCCCGGCGGTGCGGGCGACCTTTGTAACTCTCGCTATCGGCAAGGAGGCAGTGTGATGACCCTCTCGATTATTGACCAGCCAGCTATGATAGATGCGGCAGCGCTGGCCGAGCTCAAAGCCCTGCTGGCGATTGAGAATAGCGAGGATGATGCGCTGTTGCTGTCGCATTTCCGCTCCGCCTATGCGCTGTGTGAGGCCTTTACCGGGCGGGCCTTGCTACATAGCCGCAGGTGCTATCGATTGACGCTCAGGACCGGGATGCAACGCCTGCCCGATCATCCGGTTATCGCCATAGAAGAGATACGCACCATTGATGATGACGGCAATGGAACAGCCTTGCCGATTACCGCCTATCAGATGGATATCGATGGTGAGGGTTTTGGCAGTGTGGCACTTTTGGCACCGCTGCCGGTGGTGCCTGTCGAGGTGCGCTATTCAGCGGGGATTGCCGCGCAATGGGAGCAGCTGCCCGAACTGTTGCGCCAGGGCATTGTCCGCCTCGCCGCGCATCAACATTTGCAAGGCGCTGCGGATAGTGAAGTCATGCCTCCCATTGCCGTTGCGGCACTGTGGCGTCCATGGCGAAGGCTGCGGCTGGCATGAAGCATTTTGGTACAAAGCTGGTTGAACGTGCTGAAACCATGGCCGAAGCGCGGGCCAAGCAGCATCAGCAACGGATAGCCGACGCTGTGTTGGCAGACTATCCCGAAGCCACAGTGCAGCACGATGGATCAGGCCATCGCCTGCATATCACAGCGCCTGGACTGATGCGCCGCTGGCTTGGCGATCCCTATTTCTCTCTGCTGAAAAGGACCCGGCGATGACAGTATCGGATTTGCAGGGGCTAGAGGCGCCTGACTTCGCCCTGCGTCAGCATATTGAGGATTGGCTTAGCCAGTCGCCGATATTGGCGCGGCATATGGCGCACATAAGCGATCAATCCCGCCGCCCGAAAGCGCGTCCGGCATTGCAGGTGACGACGACGCAGACAGCGGACTGGAGCGGCAAAGGCTTTGCCGGGCGCGAGGTCGAGCTGGTGCTGACCCTTGCCATGCGCGGTGAGGATAAAGCGCGCTTCTCGGCTCTTATTGCGGCGATGGAGGAGCGCATGGCCAATGTGCCGGATGCATTCTCGGCTGGCCGTATCGTGACGCTGATCCCGCAAAACCGCCGCACTGCGCTGACGCAAGACGGCGTCTGGCGCATGCGCAGCAATTGGCGAGCGCGGGCGATTATTTCCTAAATCCTCCCCCTTGGGGGAGGGGAACCATCCGAAGGATGGTGGAGGGGCACAGGCCGTACGATGTGATGTCTGAAGGGCATAGATTTGTGCCGCCTGATCCTGGCTTATCGTACGCAATGTATCATGCCGATGGTGCCCCTCCACCAGCTTCGCTGGTCCCCCTCCCCGTTCCGGGGAGGATTTGTGCTTACCATAGAAAGGACCTAGAATATGACCGCAGAAAAGGGCAGCGCCTTCCTGCTGAAAATCTCCGATGGTGGCAACCCGCCCGCGTTCAACACCGTAGCCGGGATGCGCACGACGCAGATGAGCATCAATGGCGAGGCGGTGATGGTGACCAACAAGGATTCGGGCGGCTGGCGCGAATTATTGTCGGGCGCGGGCATCCGCTCGGTGTCGGTATCGGGTGCCGGGATTTTCCTCGGCACCGATGCCGAGACGCGGATGCGCGACCATGCGCTGGCAGGAATTGTCGATGACTATGAGCTCAGCTTTGAAAGCGGCGAGCGGATGCGCGGGCGTTTCCTTGTGTCGCGGCTTGACTATGCCGGAGATTTCAATGGCGAGCGCAGCTATACGCTGGCGTTGGAAAGCTCCGGCGCGGTGACCAGCCTGTGAGCGCGGTGACTGCCAATGCCGAACGCGGCGAGGCCGAACTGGTCGTTGTCGGTGAGCGCTATGTGATCCGTCCCAGCTTTTCCGCTCTGGTCGCCGCCGAGGCTGATCTCGGGTCGCTATTCGCACTGGTCGAGCGTGCGGCGGCGGGCCAGATGGCGCTGGAGGATATGGCGGGGCTGTTCTGGCACTGCATTGCTGACCGGCCCGAAACCCTATCTCGTGAAGATGTCGGGCAGGCGGTACTGACCATGGGGCTTGCCAATGCCACACCGATCTTGCGCACGATCCTGCACCAGGTTTTGCAGGGCCGATGATTGCACCATCTTTTTGAAAACTCCAGCGTCATTGCGAGCGAAGCGCGGCAATCCAGAGCCGCAAAGTGCTGCCCTGGATTGCCGCGTCGCTGTCGCTCCTCGCAATGACGGTTTCGGGTTGGTTCCAGAGAGATCAAGAAAACAGCCAAATGCATAATGAAGCACAGAGCAGACCAGAGTTTGCGCCTGCGGCTTCGCGGCTTGCCGGGATCATGGCGCTGCGCTTTGGCTGGATGCCCGAGCAATTCTGGAGTGCGACCCCGGCGGAATTGAACAGTATCTTTGCGGCGCTGAAACAAGCAGAGGGTGGCGATGCTGATCCGCCTTCCGTTGCGGACATTGCGCGACTTTTGAAGGATTTCCCCGATGGATGCAGTGATTGAGGAACTGGTTGTTTCGGTGCGCGGCGATACACAGACATTCGCCCGTGATGTCGAGACGATGCGCAGCTCGCTGGATAGTGCGCTGGGCAGCGGTTTTGACCGCGCTGGACGGACGCTGGAGGCCGGGCTGATGCGTGCAGTGCGCAATGGTTCGCTTGGCTTTGAGGATTTGCGTAAAGTGGCGCTGTCCGTAATCGATGATATTGCCGCTGCTGCGCTTTCGAGCGGGTTGAACAGTATCGGGCTGGGCGCTGGCACTGGAGGACTAAGCGGCGTTCTGGGCGGTCTGCTTGGCAGCGTACTTGGCCTGCCGGGGCGCGCAACCGGAGGGCCGGTGGCACCGGGGCGCGCCTATCGCGTTGGTGAGCAGGGGCCGGAGCTTTTCATCCCCACCAGCAGCGGCCGCATCGACAATGGCCGTGCCACGCCAACCCAGCCACGCGATATGCGAGTGGCGATTACCGTCAATGCGCAGGATGGCCAAAGCGCCCCGGCGGCGCTGCAACGCTCCTCACGCCAGGTGGCCCGTGCATTGGGCCATGCGGTGCGCCGGGCGGAGCGGTGATCTTTTATCCTCCCCGGCACGGGGAGGGGAACCAGCGAAGCTGGTGGAGGGGCACCCTCGGCCTGATAGATTGCTTGTAATGGCTCGCGATCAGTCGGCACCAATCCATGCATGCCCTTTCAAGCATTGCATCATGCGGCCTGTGCCCCTCCACCATCCTGCGGATGGTTCCCCTCCCCCTTGGGGGAGGATAACGTGAAAGGACCATCTCATGGACTTCTGGCTCGCTGAAAAACGCAATGGCCAGCAGGGCGATGTGATTCAGCGTTTTGATCCGCGATTCTGGACCGTCAATTTCCCGCGGCCGATGATGGCGTCTGTCGTGACCAGCGCGGCGGATGCGCTGACGGTGCGCACGGTCTTCTATGATCGTAACCAGCTGGCCGGGCTGATCTGGGACAGCGAGGACCGGCTGGATCATGCGTTGCTCGCCTATGCAACCGACCGCGATTATCGCCATACCAGCCTAAGCTTTCGCTGGCGTTCGAGCGGTATCAAAGCGCTTGATGCGGTGCACGGGCCGACACTGACGATTGAGGGCCGCGATGCCGAGGGCCATCCGCGCAGTTGGTATGTGCGGCTGTGGAACTACGCCCAAGGCAGTCCCAGTGATGCGCTGATTACCCTCAATTTCTCCGATTTACAGGGCGGCTTCCTGCTCCCTGATGAGGCCGATCCGGTTTATGCGGGCGATATTGACCGCATGTTCATCTCGCTGGTGCCGCCGGATTATGATCCTGATACGGCATCGCTTGTCGCAGTGCGCGAGGGCCGGGTGGATATTAGCGAGATACGCTGTTCGGGCCATCGCGCGATGCTCCATATAGGCGATATCATGGTGCCGCAGCACGGTCTCTCCATGGCCACCGCCTATGATGACAGCCTGAACCAGACGCCCGAGCGCTTGCTGCGCAGCGTGCGGCAATTGGGCTATGTAGGGCCGATCAGCCATTATGTCGGCATGAGCCATTATTTCCGGTTGGTGGCCGAGAGTGAATTGGTCGATGTTCGGGATGGACAGTCTGCGATAAACACGCCCTGCCGCGCCTGGCATCAGGACCTTGCTCAGCGCGCTGCGGCGGCGGGGCATGATTTGATCTTCTCGCTCTCCTATGAGCTGTTTAATCGCCATTGCCCGGAAGACTGGAAGCAGCGCGATTTTGAGGGCAATCCCGGGCTGACCGGATGGGATCCACCCTCAGCCCTGCTGAGCCCGGCCAATGACGAAGCCATGGGCTATTTGCAGAATGTTGCGCGCAGCTTTGTCGCGATTCAGCAGAGCGCCGGGCTACCGGTGCGGTTTCAGGTTGGCGAACCCTGGTGGTGGGTTGGCTTTGATCACCGTATCTGCCTCTATGATGATGCCGCCAATGCCGCTTTTGGGTCGCTGTCGGTAGAGATAAGCGATGTGCGTCAGCCAATGTCGGCGGCGCAGAATGCCTTACTCGATGCAGCGGGCGCGGTTTTGGCGCAGTCCACGGCGGCACTGGCCGATGCGGTGCGCGATATGGCGGGTAATGCGGGCGCTGAGCTCAGTATCCTCATCTACCTACCGACCATCGCCGATCCCGACAGTCCCGAAGTGCTGCGCGCCAATATCCCCTTGGGCTGGGCGCGTCCGGCGTTCGATATATTGCAACTGGAGGATTATGACTGGGCCACCGAGCGCCGCACTGGCACGCGCGAACGA
The sequence above is drawn from the Parasphingorhabdus sp. SCSIO 66989 genome and encodes:
- a CDS encoding HK97 family phage prohead protease, with the protein product MSARLDSPSSSEEGLGWWRSTGTAQSDSPHPAATKRLTALSLTAPPLKERGIVRFAGYAALFDRMDRGGDVIRRGAFRRTLGDGSPRPLLWQHRGAQRIGTVQHIAEDRRGLRVIATIDATSGSAAKARSMVQAGAVTGLSFGYRVRHYQIGPPRLLLDLDLVEISLVTFPMQPDARVHLLAA
- a CDS encoding head-tail connector protein produces the protein MTLSIIDQPAMIDAAALAELKALLAIENSEDDALLLSHFRSAYALCEAFTGRALLHSRRCYRLTLRTGMQRLPDHPVIAIEEIRTIDDDGNGTALPITAYQMDIDGEGFGSVALLAPLPVVPVEVRYSAGIAAQWEQLPELLRQGIVRLAAHQHLQGAADSEVMPPIAVAALWRPWRRLRLA
- a CDS encoding DNA-packaging protein; amino-acid sequence: MSHVSLAEALANAVERDALLESLERAEAQALLEDWQFWARPEQLAPPGDWRLWLMMAGRGFGKTRAGAEWVHQIARNDGTAQIALVGVNLAEVRAVMVEGKSGLLATAKRRENLIWEPSLRRLRWPSGAMAMAYSAAEPESLRGPEHSHGWCDEIAKWDAQTGSSFGRRKKSPALALWENLMLGLRLGPHQQVLATTTPRPVPLLKLLLEQDDIAVTHGRTADNRANLAPGYIAAMQASYGASLLGRQELDGELIEDRQGALWKPSLIEKCRGPKPSLRDLVRIVVGVDPPASAHGDACGIVVAGRDAVENGWILADASVEQASPEQWARAVAQTYAAWDADRVVAESNQGGAMVASVLRAASLSLPVKLVHARRGKSARAEPVAALYEAGRICHAGLFPDLEDQMCGLMTGGGYIGPGRSPDRADALVWALTELMLGPENVPRVRWL
- a CDS encoding phage portal protein — protein: MSFWRTGWLALKHWAGPPRPAQTVTGPETWPRGLIYGASTPSGLPGDYISQVRAAYQQNAVAQRSVRIVAEGAGSAPLLADKPINALLQSTSHEAQDSSQLLATLASHLLLHGNAYVQIARDAEGKPERLYPLRPDRVTIESDAQGWPAAYLYRVGEAVTRFAAYDDDGAPHIVHLKTWHPDDDHYGLGCLGAAAEPVAIHNAASRWNRALLDNAARPSGALVYDPGEAGAVLSADQFDRLKAELESNYGGAGNAGRPLLLEGGLKWQGMSLSPADMDFVALKAAAARDIALAFGVPPMLLGLPGDNTYANYREANRALWRLTILPLLGTMLGGLGGALRHWWPDADLSVDIDQIPAFSEDREKLWNRVSAADFLSDEEKRAMLGLEPGKETL
- a CDS encoding DUF6127 family protein; its protein translation is MSREELLARLIAQAGSDKADLVTLRAIVEESSELGAARALEHLGLADATARRDMAELRELLSAWHEAKSSVWHAFLSWMVRGALALLLIGLAVRLGLWGWEI
- a CDS encoding cyclic nucleotide-binding and patatin-like phospholipase domain-containing protein, producing MGDSRQTQPADWIRSALFADLSDAALTALAEAAERRTIKGGDYLVRQGDDADALYFVSTGHFRVIITDEAGQQKTVARIESGEPVGELAFFAGGTRTASLQASRDSEVMALDRAAYDKVAKEYPEVTAALLKAVSKRLADVTAKTPSMATRTSRVIACLNAGGSTMPEGLLDRLAEQMRAVLGSDAKVHIVRQADVPGSGDADYQQWLYARESAGEWLLIEANGEAAWSTRATRNADALLLFADAQNGDPSINDHERAAFTAIDADSRTLAIVRQTSDAPIERSLDWLKDRDPHLHHHIALDSDGDFARLARFMTGNAVGLVLAGGGALGCAHLGIVRGLRQSGVPIDYIGGTSAGAAMGGAIAQGLSVEETLDQMEAMFIEAKAMKRFTVPVHSLLDPAVFDHELSTRYSQKDIADQPLGFFAISTNLSTNDLFIHRHGPLWEAVRASGSLPTILPPFIDSDGNILIDGGVLDNIPVTVMRKIKPGPNIVVGLGDTSTAWRIDAEYNALRSRVRLARDVLLRRPAPDDFPSIVDIMSRSMVVASRIASRSMLSDNDILLQPPIIEGMQILDWHLGREQAEKAAEYVAQQLGENEELARLAS
- a CDS encoding phage major capsid protein; the encoded protein is MEQTVANAAPEGVAVDSAGASGDPLESSFAAMLKTDEHGERIDALEGAVDGVKADVDALKGETATLKTGMARIASAAARPVLASPAAPSGAEVKGGATSPALRAFVDGYLRAGRETEIKSFNAGSGPEGGFAVPDELDAVIAKTLNTISPIRRIANVVQTGSAGYRKLITHGGTPSGWVSETAARDETDTPTFAEIAPPSGELYANPAASQTMLDDAAFNVEQWLASEIAEEFARAEGAAFIKGSGANQPRGFLRAPVSDAGDATRAFGTLQTVFSGADAGFAASDPEDRLIDLVHSLKPAYRQGASFVMNSTTLALIRKFKTEDGAFLWQPGLAEGRPDTLLGYPVVEAEDMPDIASGSLSIAFGNFRAGYLIAERKATTILRDPFTNKPFVHFYATKRVGGQVLNSEAIKLMRFGAIN